A region of the Lepidochelys kempii isolate rLepKem1 chromosome 24, rLepKem1.hap2, whole genome shotgun sequence genome:
cttctccatctgcaaaatggggacaatggTACAGGCCTTCTTTGGAATTTACTCATCAAGAGCACTAGATGAGAGCCGGGGATTATTAAAAGCGCCCTGCAGTCGCTGGGTTTGtggtgcctagcacagtgggggccaCCCTCGTACAAGCTGATGAAATACTAGCTCACAAGAGGTTAAGAGAGCCTCTtctaaacaaacagaagtgtcagaGCTTGTAGGACAGCTGCATGGCAACTCCTAGTCACGTACCAGCTGCTCACAAGCTAGAACGATACACCCGAGAACCACCTCGTCCTGTGGCTAAGGATACCAGCTTGGAGGCAGGAACTTGTTCTCCCGCAAAAGGTTTCATGGGCTTCTCCTAGCACCTGAGATTAAAAGACTAAATCCTGTTCTAGCCAGAGGGAGAGGAAGCAGAAAGACTGTCCCGTGTGTGCTCTATTAAAGGGCTCCCAGACAGATCTCCGAGCACGAGCAAAATACAGTCACAGGCGGTGCTTAATGCTGGCTGTGCCAAACGTGTTAGCTGGCGGGTGGGCAGGCCGGTCGCCTGACAGGGAGAAGAGAGGCTTCCCCTAGACCACCTCCCTACCTTGTGCGCTGGTACAGCTCAGCTCGGGTGCAGCCACCTGATCTGTTGGCAACACCAGCTGATGTCCAGAGTATTAAGCCCAAGGTCTCTGAAAGCTCCCGCCCAGCCAGAAGGATACCATGCTTGGGTGGAATGGAACAGTTTATGAACCTGATGCATCTTAGCGTTAATGTTTCAACGCAGCCAAGACCTGTTTGCAAGCAGGTTGctggcagggtgaccagatgtcccaattttataggcacagtcccaatattcaggattgtgtcttatataggcacttaTTACCCCTCCGCCAGCTCCCGTCCGGATTTTttacagttgctatctggtcaccctagctgctgGACATATCAGAATCCCAGCCCTTTTCAAATAGAGGCCTCTCCCCTTATTGGTAGCAAATGCCACCAGTGTAAGATTTGGGGGGTGGCGGGAGGTTTAAACTCTGGGCCCTTGTGCAAGCTTCTCAGGACTAAGATGGCCACATCCTACAGAGACTAcatgtcccagcatgcagtgcaaTAACTTGATCCAAGCGGCCCTGGGAGAGCATGGGCAacacctggcccctcccccaggcttTAAGCTGGTGACATCAGCTGAGGAGTCTCACAAACCTCTCTGGTCAGCTTCTCTGTGGTCTTATCCAGCAGCCTCTTCTGCTCCTCCAGCTCATTCTTGGTCCTCCTCAGCTGTTCCTTCTGCTTCATCTCCTCCTGGTGCGAGGCGTTCAGCACTTGGTGCTCCTGAGATAGCCGGCTGAGACTCCTCTGGGCCTCTTCCAGGCGGCTCTCCAGAGACCTCTTGGCCATCAgcagctcctgctcctgctccgcAGCCTCCTCCAAGGATACCTCCATCTGTCTGCGATCAGcctggaaggggaggagctcTCAGAGAAACAGCCCAGCCCCTAACATCCCTGGGAGCTTTGTATTTGAATATCTCAGTCTGGACGGGGCAGCATGGTCCAATGGATAATGCTCAGGAGATGTGTGACCTgcgggtgaccctgggcaaggcCCTTCCCTTCTGTGTGGGCAGTAAGCTcattgaggcctggtctacatggcAGCAGGAGGTTGACAGAAGGCAGTTTACATCAATCTAATTATGTCAGAGTACACACTACAGCCTCGCTCCCGCCGATGGAAGTGCCCTGTTACACCAACagaataactccacctccacaagaggcatagggcttatgtcggtgtagttaagGCGACGCAGTGTCCTGTAGACACTGTATTACTTACATctattggctgtcattcttgtcaactTCACAGCTCTGCTGGAGCCGTGAGATTGACAAGCCAGCTCCCCAGCAGGGCTGCTGCATGGTCTCCACTCCTGGCTCAGGATCCCCCCCTGGGCTTCTCAGCTCCCTGCTAGAAATGGGGCAGCTGACTGGACACCAGGCGCACCCCTTGGGCACTCTGCTCCCTGTCGGGAGCACAGCAGCTGACGGGACTCAGCCCCCCCGCCACTGCCCCTCTAAAGTTGGTgaaagtgctcctggtgaggacgtacACCACTGACGGAAAAAGGGCAGCGTGGACACGAATCACAGGGCAGTGATTACTACAGTGGCTGTAACTCTATAGGCCGACTtgactttatagtgtagacatgccctgaagCACTGACTTTCTTcaggtctgtgcagcacccagcaccatGGGGCCTTCAAGGCATTCCCCTGGGAAGGaagctggggaaggaggtgggtctGTGCGTACGGCAGTGCTGCTGCCCTCCTGTACCTCCAGCTTGGTGATCTTCTCCCTGAGCCTGGCCTCCGAGCCCTCCCAGTTCTCGGAGAAGTGCCTGTACTCCTTGACCTGCATCTCCAAGCCCAGGATCTTCCTCCTCAAGTCGTCATTCTCCTCCTGCGTCTCCCGCAGAGCGGACTCCATGGCCTTCCTCATCTGCTCCGTGGCCTCCTTCTCGCTCTCCACGGCCACCTTCACCTGCACGCCGGGCAAGAAAACATGCACAGGTGAGTCCAGGGCCAGATCCGGACACCATCCGCTGGCACGTGGGAAGCCGGCACTCACAGGAGCTGGTCTCCAAAGGCTtctgtccagcggagggcaaatgGGCTCTCAGGTGCAGATCTTTGGACAGAGGGTGCCCGTTCCACTGTGGCCCCACACACAGTGAGCAGGCGCCTCTGCAAGAGGTGACACCTCTCGCTTGCTGGGTCAACGGGGTGGGAAATGGAGCCTCTGACGGAACTCCAAGGATATGGAGGCGGCAAGCAGCCAGACACGCGCAAGGGGCATTGTGGGCTCAGAGGTTTGCTGCTGTCACAGCGATAAAGGGCAGGTCTCGGGGCAGGGTGCAGGAAAGCAAGCTGTGCAGAAGGTGCCCCAGATCTGTGTCCTGGGTACAGTCCTGTGCCCCACACCCCTGAGCTGCAATAATCACTGCCCACCGGTGCCAGTTACCCAGGCTTgcagccttcagcatgcctggcTTGAGATCAGGCAGGGATAGGCATTCCCAGGGGTCCTCTGCTATAGGGGGTCCGAGCTGGGAGACCCGGGGCTCTTGCCTTGGCAGCTTCGTCGTAGTCCTTCCTGAGCTGCTGCAAGTTCTTCTGGAACTGCTGCTTTAGCTGTTCTACCTCCATGTCATGGCTGGCCACCTCTTCCTGGAGTGCCCCCTTCAGGGCAGCCAGCTCCTGCTCCCTCTGGTGGACCAGCTCGTCCTGGGCCTGCTTCTCTGAAGccagctccctcagctcctcttgGGCTTGACGCAGcttctgcaggaggaggaggaggaggaggaggagagttgCTGACAGGCTTTAAAGAGCATCGAATACACGCGCCAAGCTCTGGGAGTCCCGGCAGTGCTCATGAGGTAGCCGGAGGTCTAACAGAGAGGGAACTGGGCTCCCAGAGAGCCTGCTACCCTCAGCTTAGCGGTGGTCCCAGTTAAGACCACTGCGTTGTGGTAGCTAGGCCTGGGCAGGAAGTGGTTTTTCCTGTCcccatttggggggagggggagggggacaaggagggaaagaaaaactgTCAGAAGATTCCCAACCTGCTCTAGCCATAACCCcctgggctctgggcagcagagAGTAGTGGGGCAAGCTCTGACCACTTCCTTACCCTGCCCTCTATGCCAACAGCTACACCAGTGGTACAGTGGCCCCATGTGCCATGGCGATCTCAGGGAGCTCATTTTAAGGCACCTTTCTTCTACCAGAGTGGCCTGAAGAGGCCTTGGCATCCGTGAGAACCGGGCCCCAACCTTCAGGTAGTTCACACAGCTGCTTCATGAGCCAAGAGCCACCTTCCTTCTGACCACGCTCTGCCCATCATACCTTCTTCAGGGCTTCTACTTGGCCAGCATCCACGGTGCTGTTCCTGACCTGGTCCACCTCCACCCGCATGGCCGAGAACCGCTCCCGCAGCTCCCGCAGCTCCTCCTCGAACTCCTCCCGCTCCTGTTTCACCTGCATGAGCCTGCGTGCGGGAAGCGAAGTAGTgccaggtgggctccccattgCCCCATGGAAGAACCATGGGGAGTCTGACCCTATGGGAAGCTGGGCTGAGTGGGAAGAAAGCCTATGAAGGTCACCAGGAGGGGTGCACTGAGACTTAGGTGGCTGGCCGCATGCCCTGTGCACACCAGCCAAGCCTGAGCTACACGACCCCCTATCCTCCCTTGGGTAACGTTGTGACAGGATCAGAGAGAGGCACCGTGCAGCTCCTTGCTGGGCTCCGCATCAGCAATGCCAGTGCCTGTAAGCCTGTCCACCGACCGCATCACGGCTTCTGCCAGTGAGCCCAGGCCAAGAATCCTGCCTTGATTCTCCCTGGAATGACACCCTAGAGCCAGGTTGGGAGACATCCCCCAGTTATCTTTCCTGGATTTACAGGAAAGGCGTTtgaggggaagggatagctcagtggtttgagcactgacctgctaaacccagggttgtgagttcaatctttgagggggccatttagggatctggcgcaaaaattggggattggtcctgctttgagtagggggttggactatatgatctcctgaggtcccttccaaccctgatattctatgattctatgactggataAGATGGAGCAGCCGAACCCTTTAGGGCCACTCTAGCCTGTGGGCAGATCAGCCCTAGCTAACCATGCCCAGTCACAgctgcgatcctgggatgcacacGGCGCATCAGTGAGAGCTCACTCCTGCTTGGTGCTGCGCAGCTCCTCCTTGTTCTTCTGGAACATCTCCCTCCAGTGGCCAGTCTCCTCGttgctctcctccagctccttctgGAGCTTCCTCACTATCGAGTTGATTTTCTGCCTCTCGATCTCTAGACTGGCTTGGTCCTAGGAACAGGAAGGAAGCTGTCAAACATTTGCTGTTGGGTTGGGTGCATTTACTGCAAGTAGGTTGGGAAAGTTGTGCCTTGGTAGAAACCTCTGCAAAACTTACACAGGGTTCCTTACAGCTTTCCGTGTACTTAGTGGAGGCTTCCAACGCACACCCAGCCTAGATCCTGTCCTTTGTTACATCAGGGTCATCTGCAGTAGCTTCTCTAAAATCTAGGGAGCTCCTCCAACTGGATACTAGTGTAACACACCAGAATTCAGCACCACGGAGAGACATATTCGAGCCATCGCTTAAGCAAGTGAGTTGAGCACCCACAGGTAGCACTCGGTCAATGGATTCAGAAGTtcagtgctgggggaggaggagcgcTAAGTAACGTGCCCCTTTTCTCTGGCGGTTCACAGTGCTTTGCACACACCAACCAAGGCATCGGCTGAGCCGTTGCACCAGTTTAAGTTGAGCTGGGACCTCTTTTAAACCAGCTTTCATTAAATCAGTGCAGAAGGCTGCATGGACGCTGATTTTGGTCAGCTGTGTGGAGCAGAAATAAATCAGGTTCTGACCAAAATGAGCATCCACTGAGATGTCTGAACCAGCTAGAAAGCGGTTTAAGAGAGATCACACCGTAAGTtaaaactggtgcaactttctgGTATAGCCCAGAGCCTCCCCGTCACTGAGCAGGGACATGCAGCGCCCATGGCCACACCACCCCTCGAGGATACTTTAGGACAGGAAGCAAAGGTCGTAGCCAACTGAAAAGCTAGTGGGGAGGGCATTTAAGGGAAGCGGGCCACAGCTATAATTTTCTATGTCTTCTAAATCCAGTCCGTAAAATGAGCAAGCCTTAATCTCCTAGCAGACGCCAACAGTTCCCCCAGCGTGTTCGCTTTACGCTTCCATTTCACGCGTCTGTGGCTTTACCTGAGACACGTCCTCCATGTTTCGCCTCAGCTGGTCCATGTCGTGCTGGTACTGCTGTGTCACCCGGTCCAGCTCCTTGTCGTGATTCGCCACCTCCTCCTTCAGGGCTCCTTTCAGTGCTGTCAGCTCCCGCTCCCGCAGGCGCAGATGTTCTTCTTGCTTCTGTTTGGCATTGAGGACCTCCTCCAACTCCTCTCTGGTTTCCAGAAGCTCctgagggcaggggagggacagAGATGCTTTCCCCACCTGGAGCTATGCTATACACGTCTAGCAGTGCTGTAGAGAGGCAGTCTTGGCCAGTGGaacacactggactgggactctggcAATCTgagttcccttcccagctctgcccccagcctgcagggtgaccttgggcaagttactgtgcctcagtttccccatctgctcaGTGGGGATAATgagactgacctcctgtatccAGTGCGGAGGGCGCTAGGGATTACTGGTGGAATGCTGATTCAGGGAGAGGCCCTGCTCCCCCAGTGCTGTAATTCAGCGCAGCACCGTCGGCTTCAACGGCCGCATCTATTTACCCCTGCTGAGAAGCGCAGTCAGGATCCAAGACGCATGATGAGGTGGGGAGAGTCATGTACCTTCATGAGCTCGTCTCGGTCTGCAGAGTCCACCGAGGTTTTCCGCAGCCTGTCCAGCTCCTCGTGCATCCCCATTAGCTGCTCTTCTGCGTCTCCCAGTTTGTCCTCTGCCTGCTCTCTGGCAGCTTTCACTTCCGTCAGCCTAGAGGAGACCCGGTGAGCCTGTTTAGAGCCAGCCAGGGAGGAGCCTGGTCTCAGCACAGTACAGCCACAGCCCCACATACAATTCTGGCCCAGACACCAGGGGTCCTAGTGggtagggctctgggctgggagttaggagacctgagttcaattcccagccttggccacagacttcctgtgggactttgggcaagtcattccatctaccctgtgcctcagttctccagctgtacaatggggataatacctcaAGCAGGGGCTGAGAGGACAAAGCCATTAATGGCCTTGAGGCAGTTAGGATCAGCTAGATAAGGCAAGTCACTtcttcctcagtttctccatctataaaacagggatgCCCACAACCTAACTCAGGTGGGAAGGGCTTATTAATGATGGAGAGCATAGTATCCATAGCGAAGAGCGTTAGCGCTCTGCCAGGACCTGCGTAGCCCACCCCAGACACAAGAAGTGGCTCCTACTCTTGCAAGCGGCTTTTCAGCTCCTGCATCGTCTTCTCCAAGTCTTCCTTGAGGAGCCTGCCCTTGTCCTGCGCCTCCGCCAGCCGGCTCTCCAGGTTCCGAGCAGCACTGCTCCTGGCATGCTCCCTGGCCTGCTCCGCTTTCTGGCggagctgggagaggggagaataGAGCATTAGCGGCCACGGAAGAGGGAGAGGCTAGGATTTAATGGATGCTGCCACCAGCTAACTTCAGAGAACGTTTCTCGTGGCATCCCACAaatggatcctcagctggcgtaagtCAGTCCACTGACTTCACCGGAACTGGGCCAGCCGAGGATCTGGTTCTAAGGGGATTAGGCACCTCACTCCTAATTTGCGGGGAGGGAAGGAGGTAAAAAAGGGATGGGTTTGTGCAGGGAACTGGTTAGGGGTAGGCAGAGATAGAACCCACCCCACAACCCGCAGGCAGCCCTACAGCTGATATTCCAGTCCAAGAGTAAAGGGTACACAGTACTTACAGCCACTGGACCAATGTAATTACAGAGTCACTAGCCAAGtctccccccaaacctccccactCCATGCTGGGGTGTATGGTGACAGCACAGAgttcaccccccctccccacccaaagcaGTGGAAGGGTGGCAGCTCCATAGGGCCGGCAGccttccaccaccctcctagcaaTGCAGGAGTTGACTGTCCAGTGCATCTAACCGACCAGGTACTGGTGTCACCTTTGTCTCTTCATCTAGTttctcctgcagctcctccacCTTCCTCTTCAGCTCACTGTTCTGGGAAATGGATGCTCTCGCGTCCTCAGGAGGCACCACCTGTTAAACAAAGAGGGGGCTCTGTCTAACACAAGCACCCTGGAGATGCTGCCTGAAGTCAATTACTGGAGAGGAAGgacagtcttgtggttaagacactgacTGGGATGGCACTCTGGagccctgggttcaagtcccagctccaccAGAATTCCTCTGTGACCCTTGGCAAATCACTtggcctccctgtgcctcagttccccacctgtacaatggggacaaCAGCCTAGCTCCACCTTCTGGGTCTTGGGAGGATGAATTGATTGATGAACGTGTGGTGCTCTGATATTGTGGTGATGGGGGCCAGGTAAGTACCCAAGACAGGCCTGTAAAACGGGGGTGGGGatcttcctttctctttcctaTGTACATGACAAGCACTTCACTTTGAGGACCacgtgtctgtacagcacctagcaaaacaGGGCCTTGATCTCAGTCTCTTCTGATGGTGGTAACACTGATACAGGGTACCTTTAGTTTTATCTAGGTACTTTTACAGCCCTCCATCATGACAGACTTTGGGCACCTCACAGTCTTAGTGTATTGATCCTCACAAACCCCGCTGTGAGACAGGGCAGAGCGAGTATCCCCAGGGTGCatacggggaaactgaggcatggagaggcgcaaggacttgcccaaggtcacacccgCAGCCTGTGGTGGGGCCAGGACTaggacccagatctcctgagtgccAATCCAGTGGTCTCcggtttttcccccctcagtgCTCAAGTAGTTCAGGCCACCAATTTTAAACTTCCTTTAAGTTAAGAGTTAAAAATGACAGTATCATTCTCAGcagcagttttttgtttttgtttttaaacctgacACGAGATATCGATCCACGTCCTGCCAGAGGTATGTTGGGCCTCAAGTCCGAGGCTCTGAAATGCCAGGTTTAATCAAGATCGCAGCCATTTCAGGCAAGCTCCAAGCACAGCAGGAAGGAGCCAGCACCAAATGAGCTGTGAGAATGGTGGAGTTGGCAAAATGGGTTCAGATCCCTTTTAACATGGAATATGAAACGGGAACTGCGCTCCCTGTTAAGTTAACATCTCCAGCAGCATCAGAGCTGATGCCTGAAAGGAAGCCATGTTGCTTTCATACACAGATAATTTTCAGAATGAAAGAGTCATTTCTGTCTGCTTCCCTGGAGAAGatgacaaacaaaacaaaaaaccaagtcCAGGGCCACAGCAGCGTCCACAGGAAAAACTGATCTCTTTCAGCGAATGGGATAatgtaaacaaacacacacaccccagaatcCCAGCCCCAAAACTTTCATTCTTGCTTCAAACTGCTCAAGGTTGCAGTTCAGAAAGGATAAAAATATTGAGCCCTAGAGAGCAAAGCATTTGTCAGATCACTGACTTGTCAAGCCTGGAATCCAACCCCCAGCTGGGGCCAATTGTCGATGGCTTAACGAAAGGTGAAAAGCCCACAATGCATCTGACCACGCTGTGTATTGGGGGGTTCCCgtgaggggtggagggggagggagctcagCCCCTTGGTGCGGGTCAGGAGAAGAGGGTAGTGTCTACAGTGCAGCTGTAAGTTTCCAGCTTGGGGCAGCATGCCTGGGCTAGCTTTGACTGAGTGAGTGCACTAAAAATGGCAGCCTTGCCACAGCAACCAACGCAAGCTGCCCGGAGAACAATCCCATGTGAAACAATAGCTAAGTAGGAGGATTGTTAGCCTCTCCCGCGGCCCACACCACCCTggcatgctgctatttttattgCACTAACTTGACTGGAGCTAGCAGGTGTACGTCTCTacacttccagctgcagtgcagatgtacaCTAAGAAACGGCAGTCATCCTGCCCAATCAGTACCACCCTGGTTTGATAATACGGGGGTGAAAAATTTACCCTTCTGCTGAGAGCCGGGTGCCCCATAAGTCTTATAGGGCTTTTGCACTGGACTCTGTCCAGGGGTGAATGTCATTCTTTGCAAAATAAGGGGAGACTGATATGGAGACTTACAGTGAGCGCTTGGATCTTCTCAAACATCAGGTTGGTTTTTCTCTTCAGTGAGCTTTCTCTTTCTTTACTCCTAAAAAAGAAACAAGCAAATACCAACAAAGAAAATCATTCAGGTTAAAAGGGACACAGCCACAAGAGTCGGGGGGAGGAAAAGCAAAGCAGCGTTTAAGGCACTCGCCTATGACTCTGGAGACTTAGATTTgaatctctgctctgccacaggacCTATGTGatcgtgggcaagtcacttaacccctccatgcctcagtttccccatctgagcaAGGGAGATAATTGCTCTTCACTGCCTCATAGGGGCATTGAGAGGATGaaatacattaaaggttgtgaagtgctcagatacttgGCCCCTGTTACCAAAGTAAGTATTTAAGAGACATACACACTTCTGTCCAGATTTTTTAACTTAATGTTGTTGCAGGTAACACTTATGATGAGAACCTCTGGGGCAAGTTAGAGGAAAGTTTGATTCACCGCTCCCCACAGTTTATGAGGCCCATAATATATGAATTGAAGGTAAAGGGGTAAGTCCCTCTTTACAAGAAGCCATGGGAGTGAAAATCTGAAAGTGAGTGTTTCAGTCAAGTATCCACaaggcagggaaggggaaggagagaggtcATCTTTAAACCCTTGCTTTCCCATAGAGAATCCTTTTAGTGATTAAGTTCAGCAGATCAGCTGCCTCATTTGCCCTGTACTCCCACCCACCTGGGGACTTCCCAGAGAACAGACACTATCCACCTCCACAGGATTATTTAAAACAGAATGCGACGCCACTAGGAATTAATTCCCTTTGTCGGCTCCAAGGTTGCCATGTGCACAATTTGCACCTTTCTAGAGTTGCTACCGTTTAGCCAAGAGGCTTACAGTTGTTAGTGTGTGGGTTCAAGAGTTCTTAAGCATACACTCCCGCAAGATGCCCAGGGCACAAGACTCCTATCCCAGGGCTGGATTTAAAGGAacagagttttgttttatttaaaggaCCAATTTTCCTACAcatctggggccagattttctacactcagattctaaggccagaagggcccattgtgatcagctagtctgagctcctgtgtaACAGACTTGGTAGAAAGGCTCCTGTTTAGGATAGATTTGCCTAGCGAGAGCTATGGGGCAGAGTTCACTTGAGAAACCCCACCCCCTTGAGAGAAATGTGGGGCCCTGATGCATCACGTTTGCTggggccccacctcctcccatttcactttatttatacAGATGTTTAGGGGGGAGccctgagctcagggccccagtACAATTGtgcccccttttttccccccgcCTCTGGTCAGCCCTGATCCCACCCCCAAGATGATGCAGCAAGTCTTTGTATTGTTTCAGAAACCTTTTTCACTAGAGTGAGTTTATGCAGCATTGTTGGAGtcgtattggtcccaggatatgagagaaacacgggggcgggagggaatatcttattggaccaacttctgtgagaGAGCTGTAAGCATGAAAGCGTGtgcctctcaccaacagaagttggtccaataaaagatattccctccctcACCTTGTCACCCATAGTTTATGGCAGTGAAGCACTCAATGCCTCCAGTCCCCCATGCTCCAACGGAGCCAGCTGCACATCAGATGCGGATATCCTGTCTAACACTGGACCCACAAGCGCTCGGCCCAACACTCACCCATCCTTCAGAATACTGTAAATCAGTTCCTTGGTGTACTCGCTGCTCCCAGGCGGAGAGACTTCCTGCTGGTCTTTCAGAAGATCTGGAGTGGACTTAAGCTGCTAACGAGACAGGACAAGCATCACCAGATGCTCATTGCACAGCAGTAGGACCTGCCAGACGGGATCAGACCAacgggcccatctagcctggtatcccgtCTGATGCGAGCCAGCACCAGCTGATTCAGAGCAATGCGCAAGCCAACCCCACCACTCCCTTTATGGAATAACCTACCCACAAAGTAAGTTTCTTCTTAAGCCCAGACAATGAGTGCTTGGTTTATACCCTGAAGCAGGAAGATCTGCATCCACCTATGACGTTGTCACTCTGCTCCCTATATTAGGAGAGGACAACAGCAGCAGTTTTGCAAGCAAACGTGGCTGGGATCTGATATAACTAGGTGTAGGTGGCAGTTAGGTTGTGGCCCTTAAGGGCCTAGTGAATTTCCGAGTCAAATGCACCTCAGGACCTACGCTCCCAGCATTGAACTCTAGTGCATAAAGCACTTGGAAATAGGCCAGCTGGGAACAGCATTCCttaaggaggaggagcagcagcttcCTCATTGGGGTAGGACGAGCCCGAAGATGGAGCATGCCGATTTCAGGTTGAATAACCACACTGCTGCAGCCACCACCAGAGTCTGGCATCgcagggcacgtctacactgcgaCTGCAGTGCAAAGCTAGTGGGAACCGCAGCAGCAAAGTCTCAGCAAGACGAGCGGGTGGCCTGACTCTGTCCCCAGGGTGCCAGGCGAAGCTGGCCTGTGCAGCAGTTACTGCCATCACACCTCCCGACTGCAGTACAGGCATATCCTGAGATCAGGGACCAATGGCATCACCCAGGCAGTGAACTTGAGGCCCAGAGAGCTAATTAAAGCTCCATCCTGAGCATTGACAGCATGTGGTTTGCTGGGCTGTCAAGAAGTCAAGCGCATCGCTACTCCCATTGGCTACTCCTGTGCTTAGAGTGAAATAGGTGCTGAAGCACGGCCAGCGTGCCGAGCAGGACTGAGCCCCAAACGAAGAGTTACCTGCACTCCAGATTGCACTTGACTTTGCTGCTGCTCAACCACAGGCTCCTCCAAGCTTTTATGGGTCCAGTCTCGCATCAGCTGGACCTTGACTGAGTTTTCCTTCAGATTTTCCGGGAGCGCTCGGTTCAGGCTGCCGGTGCGAGAGGCATTGGCCGCACCAGGCGGTTTGGCAGCCAGGCCCTTCGGCCCTTCCGTGAGGCGATCCTGGAGCTGGGCGGAGCTCAGCTCTCTGGAATCGGCCGTGTCGTAGTAGGACACCCTGCCTTCAAGACTCTGTGACCGCTTCCTCTCCTCCAGGGAGATCCGGCTTCTCCTGGCAGCTCGGCCCCTCTGCTGAACCTTCCCGTCGAACTTCGTGATCAGGGAATCCACTGAGGACAGGGGCTTCGTGTCAATGTCACTTTGGTCAGCTGGCTGCCGAGGACCAGACCTGGACTCTGGGTCTGGTGATCGCTGCTTGCCTACAAACCTTCGTCCAGAAGCTGGATGGGATTCCCGGCTGGGGCCAGTCCTTTTCCTGCCTGCAATGTCCAG
Encoded here:
- the CGN gene encoding cingulin isoform X1, yielding MEQHVNGAMAEKPNPMDYGVQIRFIDDLKEMKKPQNIRPKHSKPGSYGVAVRVQGIDGQPFVVLNSGAKGEDSFGVQIKSESKYGNPAHSQWPEQLPPNSLREGPGSISSDSDLPESRYVARHSQYSTSDEELSSQRYPRETRPVSAEAAHSYRQDGSSSPQGGSKQLPPQRPFGEELRRTQSHSSLLSPSSEEAYGPSPLSMQPRGTYRSQSPASTKSNSTLDIAGRKRTGPSRESHPASGRRFVGKQRSPDPESRSGPRQPADQSDIDTKPLSSVDSLITKFDGKVQQRGRAARRSRISLEERKRSQSLEGRVSYYDTADSRELSSAQLQDRLTEGPKGLAAKPPGAANASRTGSLNRALPENLKENSVKVQLMRDWTHKSLEEPVVEQQQSQVQSGVQQLKSTPDLLKDQQEVSPPGSSEYTKELIYSILKDGSKERESSLKRKTNLMFEKIQALTVVPPEDARASISQNSELKRKVEELQEKLDEETKVTPVPAPPESGAGQGACQEQCCSEPGEPAGGGAGQGQAPQGRLGEDDAGAEKPLARAHRVSSRLTEVKAAREQAEDKLGDAEEQLMGMHEELDRLRKTSVDSADRDELMKELLETREELEEVLNAKQKQEEHLRLRERELTALKGALKEEVANHDKELDRVTQQYQHDMDQLRRNMEDVSQDQASLEIERQKINSIVRKLQKELEESNEETGHWREMFQKNKEELRSTKQELMQVKQEREEFEEELRELRERFSAMRVEVDQVRNSTVDAGQVEALKKKLRQAQEELRELASEKQAQDELVHQREQELAALKGALQEEVASHDMEVEQLKQQFQKNLQQLRKDYDEAAKVKVAVESEKEATEQMRKAMESALRETQEENDDLRRKILGLEMQVKEYRHFSENWEGSEARLREKITKLEADRRQMEVSLEEAAEQEQELLMAKRSLESRLEEAQRSLSRLSQEHQVLNASHQEEMKQKEQLRRTKNELEEQKRLLDKTTEKLTRELDQMAQESHSSLAMLQSQLEEYKEKLRKEVADSQKQAKDRGTEVEKMQFTMGRLQDEITRLKQALQDSQAERESAVLDKDVLAQRLQNLEQEVESKKRSQGDRSRQVKALEEKSKHLEVELDEERNTVELLTDRINRTRDQIDQLRAELLQERSSRQDLECDKISLERQNKDLKSRLASLEGLQKPSASLSQLESRIQELQDKLQAEEREKNVLVSSNRKLERKVKELTIQIDDERQHVNDQKDQLSLRVKALKRQMDEAEEEIERLESARKKAQRELEEQHELNEQLQNRVKALEKEAWRKATRSAAEASLDDDRLSSDEEFDSAYGPSSIASLLTEGNLQTSSC
- the CGN gene encoding cingulin isoform X6; the encoded protein is MEQHVNGAMAEKPNPMDYGVQIRFIDDLKEMKKPQNIRPKHSKPGSYGVAVRVQGIDGQPFVVLNSGAKGEDSFGVQIKSESKYGNPAHSQWPEQLPPNSLREGPGSISSDSDLPESRYVARHSQYSTSDEELSSQRYPRETRPVSAEAAHSYRQDGSSSPQGGSKQLPPQRPFGEELRRTQSHSSLLSPSSEEAYGPSPLSMQPRGTYRSQSPASTKSNSTLDIAGRKRTGPSRESHPASGRRFVGKQRSPDPESRSGPRQPADQSDIDTKPLSSVDSLITKFDGKVQQRGRAARRSRISLEERKRSQSLEGRVSYYDTADSRELSSAQLQDRLTEGPKGLAAKPPGAANASRTGSLNRALPENLKENSVKVQLMRDWTHKSLEEPVVEQQQSQVQSGVQQLKSTPDLLKDQQEVSPPGSSEYTKELIYSILKDGSKERESSLKRKTNLMFEKIQALTVVPPEDARASISQNSELKRKVEELQEKLDEETKVTPVPAPPESGAGQGACQEQCCSEPGEPAGGGAGQGQAPQGRLGEDDAGAEKPLARAHRVSSRLTEVKAAREQAEDKLGDAEEQLMGMHEELDRLRKTSVDSADRDELMKELLETREELEEVLNAKQKQEEHLRLRERELTALKGALKEEVANHDKELDRVTQQYQHDMDQLRRNMEDVSQDQASLEIERQKINSIVRKLQKELEESNEETGHWREMFQKNKEELRSTKQELMQVKQEREEFEEELRELRERFSAMRVEVDQVRNSTVDAGQVEALKKKLRQAQEELRELASEKQAQDELVHQREQELAALKGALQEEVASHDMEVEQLKQQFQKNLQQLRKDYDEAAKVKVAVESEKEATEQMRKAMESALRETQEENDDLRRKILGLEMQVKEYRHFSENWEGSEARLREKITKLEADRRQMEVSLEEAAEQEQELLMAKRSLESRLEEAQRSLSRLSQEHQVLNASHQEEMKQKEQLRRTKNELEEQKRLLDKTTEKLTRELDQMAQESHSSLAMLQSQLEEYKEKLRKEVADSQKQAKDRGTEVEKMQFTMGRLQDEITRLKQALQDSQAERESAVLDKDVLAQRLQNLEQEVESKKRSQGDRSRQVKALENLKLE